A region of Desulfobacterales bacterium DNA encodes the following proteins:
- a CDS encoding chemotaxis protein CheW, whose protein sequence is MIDQDELLANFVEESQQHLQNIEPDLLDIEKGGDNIESEVVNRVFRAIHSVKGAAGFFGLKKISELTHVMENLLSLLRDKKIEASQEFVDSLLLGVDSLKKMVDDVSSSENVDIEKELNSLNALLSNKGSSKKKFPVKEKTPSDNTVKIFHIPEDNLARYKKGGYFLYSIILYLKEDLQKNNKTPFDFIKVMESSGEFIDANLNLDSVIDLSNCFENELSFVFLYATILEPDLVPLALELPPDRIKMLDYSDYKEQSSKILSHIPQLKFNEPNREEALDVKTTDVIKKDEKEEILKKHDHIEEEIDELKEEPKSDDLKQEKTQLKGRVIQSEEKIRVGVNFLNELVNLAGELVLGRNQLMQIAFPLAKSTSGLNPVLQHISRITTEMQEKIMQMRMQPVSILFGKFHRIVRDLAKNLKKEIKLETFGEDVELDKSIIESLSDPLTHLIRNCVDHGIELPEDREKAGKPRYGSIELKAFHQAGQVHLEVIDDGKGIDGKKVAKKAIEKGLITKEQLSSMTEKDLVKLIFKPGFSTAEQVTSVSGRGVGMDVVVTNIEHLSGFVNIDTKAGKGTKMSLVLPLTLAIVSGLTIKTGGQSFILPEANIDELVRIKPEEIKNRVNIIQDCRVLRLREMLLPLVNLKEILGFSNKENKSEILNIKEPLRILVVKSGDTQFGLIVESVENIEEIVVKPLPRYLKKMKFFSGASIMGNGTVSLIIDVGGLFEKAGLKHLDFSETDIKISEKGVTTEQETQTLLIFDNNTEERFALPLELITRIESVKVSSIERVKDKQFLQYQGKKLRLIFFEDYLPITRPERNKSDTIGVIVPKHMKYPIGIVINKVIGTMNTAIDLDVETIMAPGLFGSAVLDGKITLLPDIYRLFEMAAPEWYQSKTEGTDKKKKKILLVDDTPFFRMVEREYLESAGYEVLEAENGKKALKILEQKFVNGVVLDIVMPEMDGWELIKTIRSDEKLKNLPVLAVSSISDDNIYQKGIEAGFSDWEGKLNKTRLLNKLAAIIK, encoded by the coding sequence ACAAAAAAATAGAAGCGTCTCAGGAATTCGTAGATAGTCTGCTTCTTGGAGTAGATTCTTTAAAAAAAATGGTTGATGATGTATCTTCAAGTGAAAATGTAGATATCGAAAAAGAACTCAACAGCCTTAATGCACTTCTTTCTAATAAAGGCTCAAGTAAAAAGAAATTTCCAGTTAAAGAAAAAACTCCTTCAGATAATACTGTTAAAATTTTTCATATCCCTGAAGATAACCTTGCGCGTTACAAAAAAGGCGGGTATTTCCTTTATTCGATCATACTTTATTTAAAAGAAGATTTACAAAAGAATAATAAAACGCCTTTTGACTTTATAAAAGTTATGGAATCGTCAGGGGAATTTATTGATGCAAACTTAAACTTAGACAGTGTAATAGATCTTTCCAATTGTTTTGAAAACGAACTTTCTTTTGTTTTTTTATATGCAACTATATTGGAACCCGATCTTGTGCCGTTAGCCCTTGAACTTCCTCCAGATAGAATAAAAATGCTTGATTATTCAGACTATAAAGAACAATCATCAAAAATTTTAAGCCATATTCCACAGTTAAAATTCAACGAGCCTAATCGTGAAGAAGCTTTGGACGTTAAAACAACAGATGTTATAAAAAAAGATGAAAAGGAAGAAATTTTAAAGAAACATGATCACATAGAAGAAGAAATTGACGAGCTAAAAGAAGAGCCCAAATCAGATGATTTAAAACAGGAAAAAACTCAATTAAAAGGGCGAGTCATTCAATCTGAAGAAAAAATACGTGTAGGAGTAAATTTTTTAAATGAGCTTGTTAATCTTGCTGGAGAACTTGTTTTAGGCAGGAATCAATTAATGCAGATAGCGTTTCCTTTAGCTAAATCAACTTCCGGCCTTAATCCTGTATTGCAGCATATAAGCAGAATAACAACTGAAATGCAGGAAAAAATCATGCAAATGCGTATGCAGCCGGTGTCGATACTTTTTGGAAAATTCCATAGAATAGTAAGAGACCTTGCAAAAAACCTTAAAAAAGAAATAAAGCTGGAAACTTTTGGAGAAGATGTTGAACTTGATAAATCAATAATTGAATCCTTATCCGATCCTTTAACCCATTTAATTAGAAATTGTGTTGACCATGGCATTGAATTGCCAGAAGATAGGGAAAAAGCTGGAAAACCAAGATACGGATCTATCGAACTTAAAGCTTTTCACCAAGCCGGACAGGTTCATTTAGAAGTAATAGATGACGGAAAAGGAATAGATGGAAAAAAAGTCGCTAAAAAAGCTATAGAAAAAGGTTTAATAACAAAAGAACAATTATCTTCAATGACTGAAAAAGACCTTGTAAAGTTAATATTTAAACCCGGTTTTTCAACTGCAGAACAAGTTACTTCTGTCAGCGGCAGAGGCGTTGGTATGGATGTAGTTGTAACAAATATAGAACACCTTAGCGGATTCGTTAATATTGACACAAAAGCCGGCAAAGGCACAAAAATGAGCCTTGTCCTTCCATTAACCCTTGCCATTGTATCAGGACTAACAATAAAAACCGGAGGCCAGTCTTTTATACTTCCAGAAGCTAATATAGATGAACTTGTTAGAATAAAGCCCGAAGAAATAAAAAATCGTGTAAATATAATTCAAGACTGCAGAGTTTTAAGGCTTAGGGAAATGCTTTTACCCCTTGTCAATCTAAAAGAAATACTCGGTTTCTCTAACAAAGAAAATAAATCCGAAATTTTAAATATAAAAGAACCATTAAGAATTTTAGTAGTTAAAAGTGGAGATACTCAATTCGGTCTTATTGTTGAGAGTGTAGAAAATATTGAGGAAATTGTAGTAAAACCGCTTCCAAGGTATCTGAAAAAAATGAAATTTTTTAGCGGTGCAAGCATCATGGGCAATGGGACGGTTTCTCTTATAATTGATGTAGGAGGCTTATTCGAAAAAGCAGGCTTGAAACATCTTGATTTTTCTGAAACCGATATTAAAATAAGTGAAAAAGGTGTTACAACCGAACAAGAAACGCAAACCCTTTTAATTTTTGATAATAATACAGAAGAAAGATTCGCTCTTCCTTTAGAGCTTATAACAAGAATAGAGAGCGTTAAAGTTTCAAGCATTGAGCGTGTAAAAGATAAGCAATTTTTACAGTATCAAGGAAAAAAATTAAGACTTATATTTTTTGAAGACTATCTTCCTATTACAAGGCCTGAAAGGAATAAATCAGATACTATAGGGGTTATTGTTCCAAAACACATGAAATATCCAATCGGGATAGTTATTAATAAAGTTATTGGAACTATGAATACTGCTATTGACTTAGATGTTGAAACAATAATGGCTCCTGGACTTTTTGGGTCTGCTGTGCTTGACGGAAAAATTACTTTACTTCCAGACATTTATCGTTTGTTTGAAATGGCTGCTCCAGAGTGGTATCAATCTAAAACAGAAGGGACCGACAAAAAGAAAAAGAAAATTCTTTTAGTAGATGATACTCCTTTTTTTAGAATGGTTGAAAGGGAATATCTTGAATCAGCAGGATATGAAGTTCTTGAAGCAGAAAACGGTAAGAAAGCTTTAAAAATACTGGAACAAAAATTTGTTAATGGCGTTGTTCTTGATATTGTTATGCCTGAAATGGATGGATGGGAGCTTATAAAAACCATAAGGTCAGATGAAAAATTGAAAAACCTTCCAGTTTTGGCTGTTTCTTCTATTTCAGATGATAATATTTATCAAAAAGGAATTGAAGCTGGTTTTAGTGATTGGGAAGGTAAGCTTAATAAAACTCGTCTTCTTAATAAACTTGCCGCAATAATTAAATAA